A stretch of Lactuca sativa cultivar Salinas chromosome 6, Lsat_Salinas_v11, whole genome shotgun sequence DNA encodes these proteins:
- the LOC111889466 gene encoding LOW QUALITY PROTEIN: AT-hook motif nuclear-localized protein 23 (The sequence of the model RefSeq protein was modified relative to this genomic sequence to represent the inferred CDS: deleted 1 base in 1 codon), which yields MAGLDLGTASRYIHHQLHRADLQLPTSNHNSITTTSFSSENFQHHEEDDGGDNQGLDLISPNSGGGAGGGPGDIVGRRPRGRPPGSKNKPKPPVIITRESANTLRAHILEISNGYDVFESIATYARRRQRGICILSGSGTVTNVSLRQPSAPGSVIALQGRFEILSLSGSFLPPPAPPGATSLTIFLAGGQGQVVGGNVMGELTAAGPVIVIASSFTNVAYERLPLEDEESTAVDGLQIQPPSSQADGNGGGGINSNHPFPDPSSGLPFFNLPLSMPPNGQLPVDGWGEGSSSGGRSNNNNPF from the exons ATGGCGGGTTTAGATTTAGGCACAGCTTCTCGTTATATTCATCATCAACTCCATCGTGCTGACTTGCAACTTCCAACCAGT AACCACAACAGCATCACCACCACCAGCTTTTCCTCCGAAAACTTTCAGCATCATGAGGAGGATGACGGTGGGGATAATCAGGGTCTTGACCTCATCTCTCCTAACTCAGGTGGTGGTGCTGGCGGTGGACCAGGCGACATAGTTGGCCGGCGGCCGAGAGGTCGTCCACCTGGATCAAAGAACAAGCCAAAGCCTCCGGTCATTATTACAAGAGAGAGTGCCAACACGCTCAGAGCTCATATATTGGAAATCAGCAACGGGTACGATGTCTTTGAATCTATAGCAACGTATGCAAGGCGGAGACAACGTGGGATCTGCATATTATCTGGAAGCGGCACCGTTACCAACGTCAGTCTCCGGCAGCCATCAGCTCCGGGGTCAGTAATAGCCCTCCAAGGTCGGTTTGAGATCTTGTCTCTGTCGGGTTCTTTCTTGCCTCCGCCTGCACCACCAGGGGCCACCAGCCTTACCATATTCTTGGCCGGCGGACAGGGACAAGTGGTGGGTGGGAACGTGATGGGAGAGTTGACCGCTGCTGGGCCAGTCATCGTTATCGCTTCATCCTTTACAAATGTCGCCTACGAGAGATTACCACTGGAAGACGAAGAGTCGACGGCAGTTGATGGGCTTCAGATTCAGCCACCATCTTCTCAAGCAGACGGCAACGGCGGTGGTGGAATCAACAGCAACCACCCTTTTCCAGACCCGTCTTCTGGGCTACCGTTCTTCAACTTACCGTTGAGCATGCCTCCAAATGGTCAGTTACCTGTTGATGGATGGGGTGAAGGAAGCAGTTCAGGTGGACGATCGAACAATAATAATCCTTTCTGA